The following proteins are co-located in the Calliphora vicina chromosome 2, idCalVici1.1, whole genome shotgun sequence genome:
- the LOC135951063 gene encoding uncharacterized protein LOC135951063 isoform X2, which translates to MSQFSRQHFGDIDIKELIHHYKQYDCLWNYNSPDYKSKTAKQQAWTEIADYFQKDVNEVKRKVKYLRSAYVAEKKKVSRKCSDGTPYKPSLFYYNELDFLHNIVVWRKVGSDAEHTDVEFISPDAVEDEELLTFIDREEEVDLKQPEINFKAESFIEHDAEPEHSPPQMPMRSSPKIMHPRSLASRPLKRKISGDIKPNKSAISNVPSSPTVNNSQCKNLYISFGKTIALQLQQLPLDVAILAMSEIHTILTKKTLEHITSSKNGHESWSQSESEDSYSELIEEAFNDSS; encoded by the exons ATGAGTCAGTTTTCCAGGCAACATTTTGGTGATATAGATATCAAAGAACTGATACACCACTACAAGCAGTATGATTGTTTATGGAATTACAATAGTCCGGACTACAAAAGTAAAACGGCAAAGCAGCAAGCTTGGACCGAGATCGCGGATTACTTTCAAAAAGACGTGAATGAAGTAAAACGTAAAGTGAAATATTTGCGTTCAGCCTATGTAGCTGAAAAAAAGAAAGTATCAAGGAAATGTAGCGATGGTACTCCCTATAAACCATCATTATTTTACTACAATGAGTTGGATTTCTTACACAACATAGTGGTTTGGCGGAAAGTTGGAAGTGATGCAGAACACACAGATGTAGAGTTT ATTTCCCCAGACGCAGTTGAAGATGAAGAATTGTTAACTTTCATAGACAGAGAAGAAGAAGTGGATCTTAAACAGCCAGAAATCAATTTCAAAGCTGAATCATTTATCGAACATGATGCAGAGCCTGAGCACTCGCCGCCGCAAATGCCAATGAGGAGTTCTCCCAAAATTATGCATCCACGATCTTTAGCTTCACGACCGCTGAAAAGAAAAATTAGCGGTGatataaaaccaaacaaatcaGCTATCTCTAATGTACCATCATCACCAACCGTCAATAATTcccaatgtaaaaatttgtacatcTCTTTCGGAAAAACGATTGCTCTTCAGTTACAACAATTACCGTTGGATGTAGCAATATTGGCCATGTCTGAAATACATACCATACTTACCAAGAAAACTTTAGAACATATAACATCCTCAAAAAATGGACATGAGTCATGGTCACAATCGGAATCCGAAGATAGTTATAGTGAATTGATTGAAGAAGCTTTCAACGATtcaagttaa
- the LOC135951063 gene encoding uncharacterized protein LOC135951063 isoform X1, with amino-acid sequence MSQFSRQHFGDIDIKELIHHYKQYDCLWNYNSPDYKSKTAKQQAWTEIADYFQKDVNEVKRKVKYLRSAYVAEKKKVSRKCSDGTPYKPSLFYYNELDFLHNIVVWRKVGSDAEHTDVEFESVQISPDAVEDEELLTFIDREEEVDLKQPEINFKAESFIEHDAEPEHSPPQMPMRSSPKIMHPRSLASRPLKRKISGDIKPNKSAISNVPSSPTVNNSQCKNLYISFGKTIALQLQQLPLDVAILAMSEIHTILTKKTLEHITSSKNGHESWSQSESEDSYSELIEEAFNDSS; translated from the exons ATGAGTCAGTTTTCCAGGCAACATTTTGGTGATATAGATATCAAAGAACTGATACACCACTACAAGCAGTATGATTGTTTATGGAATTACAATAGTCCGGACTACAAAAGTAAAACGGCAAAGCAGCAAGCTTGGACCGAGATCGCGGATTACTTTCAAAAAGACGTGAATGAAGTAAAACGTAAAGTGAAATATTTGCGTTCAGCCTATGTAGCTGAAAAAAAGAAAGTATCAAGGAAATGTAGCGATGGTACTCCCTATAAACCATCATTATTTTACTACAATGAGTTGGATTTCTTACACAACATAGTGGTTTGGCGGAAAGTTGGAAGTGATGCAGAACACACAGATGTAGAGTTT GAAAGTGTTCAGATTTCCCCAGACGCAGTTGAAGATGAAGAATTGTTAACTTTCATAGACAGAGAAGAAGAAGTGGATCTTAAACAGCCAGAAATCAATTTCAAAGCTGAATCATTTATCGAACATGATGCAGAGCCTGAGCACTCGCCGCCGCAAATGCCAATGAGGAGTTCTCCCAAAATTATGCATCCACGATCTTTAGCTTCACGACCGCTGAAAAGAAAAATTAGCGGTGatataaaaccaaacaaatcaGCTATCTCTAATGTACCATCATCACCAACCGTCAATAATTcccaatgtaaaaatttgtacatcTCTTTCGGAAAAACGATTGCTCTTCAGTTACAACAATTACCGTTGGATGTAGCAATATTGGCCATGTCTGAAATACATACCATACTTACCAAGAAAACTTTAGAACATATAACATCCTCAAAAAATGGACATGAGTCATGGTCACAATCGGAATCCGAAGATAGTTATAGTGAATTGATTGAAGAAGCTTTCAACGATtcaagttaa